From the genome of Triticum aestivum cultivar Chinese Spring chromosome 3B, IWGSC CS RefSeq v2.1, whole genome shotgun sequence, one region includes:
- the LOC123070386 gene encoding casein kinase 1-like protein 2 isoform X2, giving the protein MEPRVGNKFRLGRKIGSGSFGEIYLGTNIQTNEEVAIKLENVKTKHPQLLYESKIYRILQGGTGIPNVRWFGVEGDYNVLVMDLLGPSLEDLFNFCSRKLSLKTVLMLADQMINRVEFVHSKSFLHRDIKPDNFLMGLGRRANQVYVIDFGLAKKYRDTSTHQHIPYRENKNLTGTARYASVNTHLGIEQSRRDDLESLGYVLMYFLRGSLPWQGLKAGTKKQKYEKISEKKVATSIEALCRGYPTEFTSYFHYCRSLRFDDKPDYSYLKRLFRDLFIREGFQFDYVFDWTILKYQQSQIASAPPRVAGHGAGPSGLTPPVLQNDSQSGAVEGRISGWSAMDRRRAPPPIASVGTSNKQKAPVGNDAPISKDPAISGSNFLGRSSGSSRRAAVSSSRDAVASDTFEPSRSRTTDASPGAFRRTSGAQRSPPVDSAEPQRSSSARHSSNPKNYESALKGDVTRRM; this is encoded by the exons ATGGAGCCGCGGGTTGGGAACAAGTTTCGGCTGGGCCGCAAGATCGGCAGCGGCTCCTTCGGGGAGATCTACCTCG GGACTAATATCCAGACCAACGAGGAGGTCGCGATTAAGCTG GAAAATGTGAAGACAAAACATCCTCAGCTGCTCTACGAATCAAAGATTTACAGGATTTTGCAAGGAGGAA CTGGAATCCCAAATGTCAGGTGGTTTGGTGTAGAAGGAGACTACAACGTCTTGGTTATGGATTTGCTGGGGCCAAGTCTGGAGGATCTATTTAATTTTTGCAGCAGAAAATTATCTCTCAAGACTGTACTTATGCTTGCCGATCAGATG ATAAATCGAGTGGAATTCGTCCACTCCAAGTCATTTCTGCATCGAGACATTAAGCCAGATAATTTTCTCATGGGTCTTGGCAGGCGGGCTAATCAG GTCTATGTTATAGATTTTGGCCTTGCCAAAAAGTATAGGGATACCTCGACTCATCAGCACATCCCATACAG AGAGAACAAAAACTTGACTGGGACAGCAAGATATGCAAGCGTGAACACTCATCTTGGCATTG AACAAAGTCGAAGAGATGACTTGGAATCTCTTGGATATGTACTTATGTACTTCCTACGGGGAAG CCTTCCTTGGCAAGGTCTGAAAGCAGGAACGAAGAAGCAAAAGTATGAGAAGATCAGTGAGAAAAAAGTTGCAACATCAATTGAG GCTCTGTGTCGTGGGTATCCTACTGAGTTCACATCATATTTCCATTATTGCCGCTCGCTTCGGTTTGATGACAAGCCTGATTATTCCTACCTTAAGCGACTGTTCCGTGACCTCTTTATCCGTGAAG GTTTTCAGTTTGACTATGTATTTGACTGGACAATACTGAAGTACCAACAATCTCAAATTGCTAGTGCCCCGCCTCGTGTTGCG GGCCATGGTGCAGGACCTTCTGGGTTGACACCACCTGTATTGCAGAATGATAGTCAATCTG GTGCCGTTGAAGGGAGGATTAGTGGTTGGTCAGCAATGGACCGACGTCGTGCCCCACCCCCCATTGCAAGCGTGGGGACTTCAAATAAGCAGAAAGCCCCTGTAGGAAATGATGCTCCTATTTCTAAAGACCCTGCG ATATCCGGCTCGAATTTTTTGGGGCGTTCAAGTGGATCATCAAGGAGAGCTGCTGTTTCAAGTAGCCGGGATGCTGTGGCAAGTGACACTTTTGAGCCTTCACGATCACGTACGACTGATGCAAGCCCTGGTGCATTCCGTAGAACCTCAGGTGCTCAGAGAAGCCCACCGGTTGATTCTGCAGAACCACAGCGTTCCTCTTCGGCTCGGCATTCATCTAACCCGAAGAACTACGAGTCTGCCCTCAAAG GAGATGTTACGAGGAGGATGTGA
- the LOC123070386 gene encoding casein kinase 1-like protein 2 isoform X1 produces the protein MEPRVGNKFRLGRKIGSGSFGEIYLGTNIQTNEEVAIKLENVKTKHPQLLYESKIYRILQGGTGIPNVRWFGVEGDYNVLVMDLLGPSLEDLFNFCSRKLSLKTVLMLADQMINRVEFVHSKSFLHRDIKPDNFLMGLGRRANQVYVIDFGLAKKYRDTSTHQHIPYRENKNLTGTARYASVNTHLGIEQSRRDDLESLGYVLMYFLRGSLPWQGLKAGTKKQKYEKISEKKVATSIEALCRGYPTEFTSYFHYCRSLRFDDKPDYSYLKRLFRDLFIREGFQFDYVFDWTILKYQQSQIASAPPRVAGHGAGPSGLTPPVLQNDSQSGAVEGRISGWSAMDRRRAPPPIASVGTSNKQKAPVGNDAPISKDPAISGSNFLGRSSGSSRRAAVSSSRDAVASDTFEPSRSRTTDASPGAFRRTSGAQRSPPVDSAEPQRSSSARHSSNPKNYESALKGIEGLNFDGDERAQY, from the exons ATGGAGCCGCGGGTTGGGAACAAGTTTCGGCTGGGCCGCAAGATCGGCAGCGGCTCCTTCGGGGAGATCTACCTCG GGACTAATATCCAGACCAACGAGGAGGTCGCGATTAAGCTG GAAAATGTGAAGACAAAACATCCTCAGCTGCTCTACGAATCAAAGATTTACAGGATTTTGCAAGGAGGAA CTGGAATCCCAAATGTCAGGTGGTTTGGTGTAGAAGGAGACTACAACGTCTTGGTTATGGATTTGCTGGGGCCAAGTCTGGAGGATCTATTTAATTTTTGCAGCAGAAAATTATCTCTCAAGACTGTACTTATGCTTGCCGATCAGATG ATAAATCGAGTGGAATTCGTCCACTCCAAGTCATTTCTGCATCGAGACATTAAGCCAGATAATTTTCTCATGGGTCTTGGCAGGCGGGCTAATCAG GTCTATGTTATAGATTTTGGCCTTGCCAAAAAGTATAGGGATACCTCGACTCATCAGCACATCCCATACAG AGAGAACAAAAACTTGACTGGGACAGCAAGATATGCAAGCGTGAACACTCATCTTGGCATTG AACAAAGTCGAAGAGATGACTTGGAATCTCTTGGATATGTACTTATGTACTTCCTACGGGGAAG CCTTCCTTGGCAAGGTCTGAAAGCAGGAACGAAGAAGCAAAAGTATGAGAAGATCAGTGAGAAAAAAGTTGCAACATCAATTGAG GCTCTGTGTCGTGGGTATCCTACTGAGTTCACATCATATTTCCATTATTGCCGCTCGCTTCGGTTTGATGACAAGCCTGATTATTCCTACCTTAAGCGACTGTTCCGTGACCTCTTTATCCGTGAAG GTTTTCAGTTTGACTATGTATTTGACTGGACAATACTGAAGTACCAACAATCTCAAATTGCTAGTGCCCCGCCTCGTGTTGCG GGCCATGGTGCAGGACCTTCTGGGTTGACACCACCTGTATTGCAGAATGATAGTCAATCTG GTGCCGTTGAAGGGAGGATTAGTGGTTGGTCAGCAATGGACCGACGTCGTGCCCCACCCCCCATTGCAAGCGTGGGGACTTCAAATAAGCAGAAAGCCCCTGTAGGAAATGATGCTCCTATTTCTAAAGACCCTGCG ATATCCGGCTCGAATTTTTTGGGGCGTTCAAGTGGATCATCAAGGAGAGCTGCTGTTTCAAGTAGCCGGGATGCTGTGGCAAGTGACACTTTTGAGCCTTCACGATCACGTACGACTGATGCAAGCCCTGGTGCATTCCGTAGAACCTCAGGTGCTCAGAGAAGCCCACCGGTTGATTCTGCAGAACCACAGCGTTCCTCTTCGGCTCGGCATTCATCTAACCCGAAGAACTACGAGTCTGCCCTCAAAGGTATTGAAGGTCTTAATTTCGATGGCGATGAGAGGGCTCAGTACTAG